CCGAGCACGGCCACCTCAACAAGGCGGCCGGCATACCGATCCAGCGGAAGAATAGTTCGACCGCCAGATAAGCAGACGATAGCGGCTGCGTTACGAAACAGCCTTTTCGCGGACCGGAAGCTTCCAGCCCGGCCTGACAAAGTGGCAGGTATAGCCGTTGGGGTATTTCTCGAGATAGTCCTGATGCTCTGGCTCCGCCTCCCAGAAATCGCCCACCGGCGCAAGCTCGGTGACGACCTTGCCCGGCCACAGTCCAGAGGCATCGACATCGGCGATGGTGTCTTCGGCGACGCGCTTCTGCTCGTCGCTGGTGTAGAAGATCGCAGAGCGATAGCTCATTCCGACATCGTTGCCCTGGCGGTTCCTGGTGGTCGGATCGTGGATCTGGAAAAAGGATTCGAGCAATGTGCGAAAGCTAATCCTGGCCGGATCGAAAACGATCTCGATGGCTTCGGCATGGCTGCCGTGGTTGCGATACGTGGCGTTGGGCACATCGCCACCGCTATAGCCGACGCGGGTAGAGATCACGCCGGGATAGCGCCGGATCAAATCCTGCATGCCCCAGAAACAGCCGCCGGCAAGGACTGCACGTTCGGTGGACGTCGCCATATCATACCTCCATTGGATTGCTCCTTAGGTAGGCATTGTCGCTGGCTTCTTCCAGCATCTCAAGTGCATCACTCGTTGCCGGCCGAGCCGAACCGCCGCACGATGACCTCGAAGACGATGTCGGAAATCCACATGGCCGAGACGCCGATCAAAAAGGCGGCGGCGAGCGTCGTAGTGTCGTCGGCCGGATCGGGGATAGGCATGCCGGTTGCCCTGAACCAGGCGACGGCAGGCAGCGTCAGATACGCAGCCGCCAGCGCCCCGCAGATCGGCGAGGCAATCATCTCGCGCAGCTTGTAGCGATGGCGCGACAGTGCTCGCAGCACGCCGCCAGCTAGCCCGGCGGCGACGACCGGCCCCTTGATGCCGAGCATGTCGAAGAGGTCGTGCATCGGCTAAGGCCTCCATCCGCAGAGCTTTTGTCCCTTGCGGTTGTGCGCCAAGAGCGCTCTCGCCTCGGCGTCCGACAGGACGTCGACGGCTTCGGCCGACAGGCGCAGCGGGCTCGAAATCGCGCAGAAGCCGCCCGAAGCA
This region of Mesorhizobium sp. C432A genomic DNA includes:
- the msrA gene encoding peptide-methionine (S)-S-oxide reductase MsrA; its protein translation is MATSTERAVLAGGCFWGMQDLIRRYPGVISTRVGYSGGDVPNATYRNHGSHAEAIEIVFDPARISFRTLLESFFQIHDPTTRNRQGNDVGMSYRSAIFYTSDEQKRVAEDTIADVDASGLWPGKVVTELAPVGDFWEAEPEHQDYLEKYPNGYTCHFVRPGWKLPVREKAVS